In the Pseudobacteroides sp. genome, AAATTAAGGGTTCCATAATATTACCTCTCTATATTTATTTTATATTATCACATTATGCAATCTAATAGATTGATCAGCAATTAGATCGATAGCAAAACACTATTAAATGCTGTAATCAGAAGCATTGCTGATGTAGAGTTAAAGCAGCGAATGTAGTGGTGAACGACATTATAATAATTCCTTATTCATTATAGTATTTTAATTCTGAAACCAGCTTTCATAAAGTCGAACTCTGATTAATTTTTTGATATTATCATTTAAGATGCGTTCAGCAATTTGGGTAAATTTTTCTTCGTTATCACTAACATAAAAAGTACTGCTACCTTGTTGTTTGTCGCTTTCTGACCCTATATAACGAGCAAGATACTCAGTAATAGCCATTGCGCTATCTACTAAAGTTACTTCACTCCCCATAATTTGTTGAATAGCTTTAGAGAGCAAGGGGTAGTGAGTGCAACCTAAAACAAGAGTATCAATGGCTTGCATTTTTAAGTTCGTAAGATATTCTTTTACAACCAGTTCAGTTACAAGATGATCTTGCCAGCCCTCTTCTACCAAAGGGACAAAAAGCGGACAAGCAACAGAAAAAATGACTGCTTCAGGAATAAGTTTTTTTATAGCATTTGGATAGGCCTCGCTAT is a window encoding:
- the murI gene encoding glutamate racemase, translated to MKKAIGIFDSGVGGLTVYKAIRNAFPSEDLIYFGDTARVPYGPKSPNTIIEYSLQNARFLLQQGIKILIVACNTSSAVALPAMQTITDIPIIGVIEPGAEQAAKTTKNKRIGIIGTEGTINSEAYPNAIKKLIPEAVIFSVACPLFVPLVEEGWQDHLVTELVVKEYLTNLKMQAIDTLVLGCTHYPLLSKAIQQIMGSEVTLVDSAMAITEYLARYIGSESDKQQGSSTFYVSDNEEKFTQIAERILNDNIKKLIRVRLYESWFQN